A single Bosea sp. PAMC 26642 DNA region contains:
- a CDS encoding type II toxin-antitoxin system Phd/YefM family antitoxin has translation MLKVTAAQLQKQFGRYREAAIRQPVAITHHGRDSLVLISAEEYERLKYFDDRKAVYPWELPDDLIEALEHAEAPSESAQFNHECE, from the coding sequence ATGCTCAAAGTCACTGCCGCACAGTTGCAGAAGCAGTTCGGCCGCTATCGCGAGGCTGCGATTCGCCAACCCGTGGCGATCACCCACCACGGCCGGGACAGCCTCGTGCTGATCTCGGCGGAGGAATACGAGCGGCTGAAATATTTCGACGACCGGAAGGCTGTCTACCCTTGGGAACTACCCGATGATCTAATCGAGGCTCTGGAACATGCCGAGGCGCCATCGGAATCGGCGCAATTCAATCACGAATGCGAATAA
- a CDS encoding type II toxin-antitoxin system PemK/MazF family toxin: MSIVAPEPGLVIRYAYLWRDQAASGRVEASKDRPCAVVLTTKRANDKTVVVVAPITHARPRDPSVGIEIPAAAKARLGLDVEPSWVITNDLNYFTWPGPDIRPVTHNRAGRGFVYGQLSQSLTNRLIANVRERLREGRSQITGRNEGMPPRES; encoded by the coding sequence ATGTCTATCGTGGCGCCGGAGCCGGGGCTTGTCATTCGCTATGCCTATCTGTGGCGAGATCAAGCCGCTTCTGGCCGCGTCGAAGCGTCGAAAGACCGGCCATGCGCGGTCGTGCTGACGACGAAACGCGCGAATGACAAGACGGTGGTTGTCGTCGCGCCCATCACGCATGCACGACCGCGCGATCCCAGCGTTGGCATCGAAATCCCGGCGGCCGCGAAGGCTCGCCTTGGGCTCGACGTCGAGCCATCATGGGTCATCACGAATGACCTGAACTATTTTACCTGGCCCGGACCCGATATCCGCCCGGTCACGCATAACCGCGCCGGGCGCGGCTTTGTCTACGGACAACTGTCGCAATCGCTGACCAATCGTCTGATAGCAAATGTGCGGGAGCGATTGCGGGAAGGCCGGAGCCAGATAACCGGCCGCAATGAAGGCATGCCGCCACGAGAATCATGA
- a CDS encoding branched-chain amino acid aminotransferase: MSVIPFDQRDGVIWFDGRLVPWKDAKIHVLTHGLHYGSCVFEGERAYDGVIYKGTEHSKRFHKSAEIMDFTIPWSVAELDAAKELCLQENGLKDAYIRPVAWRGSEMMAVSGINNTIHTAIAVWEWPSMFDMAQKLKGVRLDVAEYRRPDPACAPVHAKAAGLYMICSLSKHKAERGGYADAMMLDWEGNVAECTGANIFFIKDGVIHTPLADRFLNGLTRQSVIDQCKKRGFEVIERRIRPEELESFNECFITGSAAEVTLVSEIGPYSFITGNMGKVIMEDYSDAVRAKAA, translated from the coding sequence ATGTCAGTCATTCCTTTCGACCAGCGCGACGGCGTCATCTGGTTCGACGGCAGGCTCGTGCCGTGGAAGGACGCGAAGATTCACGTACTGACCCATGGGCTGCATTACGGCTCCTGCGTGTTCGAGGGCGAGCGCGCCTATGACGGCGTGATCTACAAGGGCACCGAGCATTCGAAGCGCTTCCACAAGTCCGCCGAGATCATGGATTTCACGATCCCTTGGTCGGTTGCGGAGCTTGATGCCGCGAAAGAGCTCTGCCTGCAGGAGAACGGGCTCAAGGACGCCTATATCCGCCCGGTCGCCTGGCGCGGCTCGGAGATGATGGCGGTTTCCGGCATCAACAACACGATCCATACCGCGATCGCGGTCTGGGAATGGCCGAGCATGTTCGACATGGCGCAGAAGCTGAAGGGCGTGCGCCTCGACGTCGCCGAATACCGCCGGCCCGATCCGGCCTGCGCACCGGTCCATGCCAAGGCGGCGGGGCTCTACATGATCTGCTCGCTGTCCAAGCACAAGGCGGAGCGTGGGGGCTACGCCGACGCGATGATGCTCGACTGGGAAGGCAATGTCGCCGAATGCACCGGCGCCAACATCTTCTTCATCAAGGACGGCGTGATTCACACCCCGCTTGCCGACCGCTTCCTCAACGGGCTGACGCGCCAGTCGGTGATCGACCAGTGCAAGAAGCGCGGTTTCGAGGTGATCGAGCGCCGCATCCGCCCCGAGGAGTTGGAGAGCTTCAACGAGTGCTTCATAACCGGCTCGGCGGCGGAAGTGACGCTGGTCTCGGAGATCGGACCCTACTCCTTCATCACCGGCAATATGGGTAAGGTGATCATGGAGGATTACTCGGATGCGGTGAGGGCGAAGGCGGCTTGA
- a CDS encoding MarR family winged helix-turn-helix transcriptional regulator, translating into MQPESIEARPDSARAGAVPYDLIELLFFAYRDFVSDPDRILADYGFGRAHHRVLHFVQRRPGLTIAELLDILQITKQSLNRVLKELVETGFVEQRTGTQDKRQRKLHTTPAGQDLAMRLVQLQATRISSALEGLGPDGGQAVARYLSGLIDASERNKVLGFLQSPAPPQASRD; encoded by the coding sequence ATGCAGCCTGAATCGATCGAGGCAAGACCGGACTCCGCTCGCGCCGGGGCGGTGCCTTACGACCTGATCGAGCTGCTGTTTTTCGCCTATCGCGATTTTGTCAGCGATCCGGACCGCATCCTGGCCGATTACGGCTTCGGCCGCGCCCATCACCGCGTCCTGCATTTCGTCCAGCGCCGGCCGGGGCTGACCATCGCCGAATTGCTCGACATCCTGCAGATCACCAAGCAGAGCCTCAACCGCGTGCTGAAGGAGTTGGTCGAGACCGGTTTCGTCGAGCAGCGCACGGGCACGCAGGACAAGCGCCAGCGCAAGCTGCACACCACCCCGGCCGGTCAGGACCTCGCCATGCGGCTCGTGCAGCTTCAGGCGACACGGATTTCATCGGCTCTGGAGGGCTTAGGCCCGGACGGCGGGCAGGCCGTCGCGCGCTATTTGTCGGGTTTGATCGACGCATCCGAGCGCAATAAGGTCCTGGGCTTTCTCCAAAGCCCTGCCCCGCCACAGGCCAGCCGCGACTGA
- a CDS encoding response regulator gives MAAQAQRKPLPDEAPHILVVDDDRRLRDLLARFLGDNGYRVTTAANAREADTRLGQLVFDAIVLDIMMPGENGFDFAKRFREGSALPILMLTARADGKDRINGLELGVDDYLAKPFEPRELLLRLGNILKRTIIVDTAQSGTRPDFVRFGPFIYGLARGELHKGEETIRLTEREREILTALAERAGEVVPREELAAQGTAANDRTVDVQMNRLRRKIERDQADPLYLQTVRGVGYRLVTDRV, from the coding sequence ATGGCCGCACAAGCACAGCGCAAACCGCTGCCCGACGAGGCGCCGCACATCCTCGTGGTCGATGACGACCGCCGCCTGCGCGACCTCTTGGCGCGGTTCCTCGGCGACAACGGCTACCGCGTGACCACGGCGGCGAATGCGCGCGAGGCCGATACGCGGCTGGGCCAACTCGTCTTCGACGCCATCGTGCTCGACATCATGATGCCGGGCGAGAACGGCTTCGATTTCGCGAAACGCTTCCGCGAAGGATCCGCTTTGCCGATCCTGATGCTCACCGCCCGCGCCGACGGCAAGGACCGGATCAACGGTCTCGAACTTGGCGTCGACGACTATCTCGCGAAACCCTTCGAGCCGCGCGAATTGCTGCTGCGGCTGGGCAACATCCTCAAGCGCACCATCATCGTCGATACGGCCCAGTCGGGCACGCGGCCCGATTTCGTGCGTTTCGGCCCGTTCATCTACGGGCTGGCGCGCGGCGAACTGCACAAGGGCGAGGAGACGATCCGCCTGACCGAGCGCGAGCGCGAGATTCTGACCGCGCTGGCAGAGCGGGCCGGCGAAGTCGTGCCGCGCGAGGAACTGGCGGCGCAAGGGACAGCCGCCAACGACCGCACGGTCGATGTCCAGATGAACCGCCTGCGCCGCAAGATCGAGCGCGACCAGGCCGATCCGCTCTATCTCCAGACGGTGCGCGGCGTCGGCTACCGGCTCGTCACGGATCGGGTCTGA
- a CDS encoding ATP-binding protein, translated as MRRIVNGPLRVIARYMPKGLYPRALVIVIAPVVLLQSVIAYVFMERHWQTVTQRLSSAVSADIAAMIDVYESYPQDVQFATISRIAQERLGMDLDIIPDSDLPAPGPRPFFSLLDSALSTELSQQVARPFWLDTVGRSSLIEIRIKLGKDVMRVLTRRNQAYASNSHIFLVWMLGTSLILLTIAVLFLRNQIRPILRLADAAEAFGKGRDADFRPRGAREVRRAGNAFIEMKRRVERSVGERTTMLNGVSHDLRTILTRFKLSLALFERSSEIDALEKDVDEMTRMLEDYLAFARGDAGEAAVETDIRALLEELKADAERQGHQTGLEVVGDPLVVIRPDAFRRLLTNLVSNAARYGDRIAIRATHDARYLIVMIDDDGPGIPAEQREEVFRPFFRLDEARNVDAGGTGLGLAIARDIARAHGGDIILADSPLGGLRATVRLPV; from the coding sequence ATGCGCCGGATCGTCAACGGGCCTTTGCGCGTCATCGCCCGCTACATGCCGAAGGGGCTCTATCCCCGCGCGCTGGTCATCGTCATCGCGCCGGTGGTCCTGCTGCAATCCGTGATCGCCTATGTCTTCATGGAGCGGCACTGGCAGACGGTAACGCAGCGCCTGTCCTCGGCCGTCTCGGCCGACATCGCGGCGATGATCGACGTCTATGAGAGCTATCCGCAGGATGTCCAGTTCGCGACGATCTCGCGCATCGCGCAGGAGCGGCTGGGCATGGATCTCGACATCATCCCCGATTCCGACCTGCCCGCACCCGGCCCCCGCCCCTTCTTCTCGCTGCTCGACAGCGCACTCTCGACCGAGCTCAGCCAGCAGGTCGCGCGGCCCTTCTGGCTCGACACGGTCGGGCGCTCCAGCCTGATCGAAATCCGGATCAAGCTCGGCAAGGACGTGATGCGCGTGCTGACGCGGCGCAACCAGGCCTATGCCTCCAACAGCCACATCTTCCTGGTCTGGATGCTCGGCACCTCGCTGATCCTGCTGACCATCGCCGTGCTGTTCCTGCGCAACCAGATCAGGCCGATCCTGCGGCTGGCCGACGCGGCCGAGGCCTTCGGCAAGGGCCGCGACGCGGATTTCCGGCCGCGCGGCGCCCGCGAGGTCCGCCGCGCCGGCAACGCCTTCATCGAGATGAAGCGCCGCGTCGAGCGCTCGGTTGGCGAGCGCACCACCATGCTGAACGGCGTCAGCCACGATCTGCGCACCATCCTGACGCGCTTCAAGCTGTCGCTGGCCCTGTTCGAGCGCTCCTCCGAGATCGACGCCCTGGAAAAGGACGTCGACGAGATGACCCGCATGCTGGAGGACTACCTCGCCTTCGCGCGCGGCGATGCCGGCGAAGCCGCCGTCGAGACCGATATTCGTGCGCTGCTCGAGGAGCTGAAGGCCGATGCCGAACGGCAAGGCCACCAGACCGGGCTCGAGGTCGTCGGCGATCCGCTGGTCGTCATCAGGCCCGACGCCTTCCGCCGCCTGCTCACCAACCTCGTCTCCAACGCCGCCCGCTATGGCGACCGCATCGCGATCCGCGCCACCCATGACGCGCGCTACCTGATCGTGATGATCGACGACGACGGCCCCGGCATCCCCGCCGAGCAGCGCGAGGAGGTGTTCCGTCCCTTCTTCCGGCTCGACGAGGCACGCAACGTCGATGCGGGGGGCACCGGCCTGGGCCTCGCCATCGCCCGCGACATCGCCCGCGCCCATGGCGGCGACATCATCCTGGCCGACTCGCCTCTCGGCGGCTTGCGGGCGACGGTGCGGCTGCCTGTGTGA
- a CDS encoding LysR family transcriptional regulator, translating into MDRLDELAIFVAIVDAGSLAGASRRLRRSRPAITRGLASLEERAGGRLIARTTRQLTTTDAGRELAVRARRLLADYEASLRDVAGQPVRGLLRITAPLAFGRRHVTPLVTAYLARYPETQVELLLADRNLDLIEEELHLALRIGPMPDSGMVARRLGSVRRITVAPPGYLERRGLPGRPAHLAGHDTIASVAAGQTLVWRFGSGRGTRITVAPRLIVNEVEAVLVAARAGQGIARLLSYQAADDLAAGTLLRILPEHEPPPLPVQLVTTAGLQMSPKVRAFIDLAVAYLPENAPIGDDA; encoded by the coding sequence ATGGACCGTCTGGACGAACTCGCGATCTTCGTCGCCATCGTCGATGCCGGCAGCCTGGCGGGTGCATCGCGCCGGCTCAGGCGGTCGCGGCCGGCGATCACGCGGGGGCTCGCGTCTTTGGAGGAGCGGGCCGGCGGTCGCCTGATCGCGCGCACGACGCGGCAACTGACGACGACCGACGCCGGACGCGAGCTGGCGGTCCGGGCACGCCGGCTGCTCGCCGATTACGAGGCTTCGCTGCGCGACGTCGCCGGCCAGCCCGTGCGGGGGCTTTTGCGCATCACCGCGCCTTTGGCCTTCGGGCGGCGCCATGTCACGCCGCTGGTCACGGCCTATCTGGCGCGCTACCCGGAGACTCAGGTCGAACTCCTGCTGGCCGACCGCAATCTCGATCTGATCGAGGAGGAGCTGCATCTGGCACTCCGGATCGGCCCGATGCCGGATTCCGGCATGGTGGCGCGGCGTCTCGGCAGCGTACGGCGGATCACCGTCGCGCCGCCGGGCTATCTCGAACGGCGAGGACTGCCGGGCCGACCGGCCCATCTCGCCGGGCATGACACGATCGCGAGCGTCGCGGCGGGACAGACGCTGGTGTGGCGCTTCGGCAGCGGGCGGGGGACGCGGATCACGGTGGCGCCGCGGCTGATCGTCAACGAGGTCGAGGCGGTTCTGGTCGCGGCGCGTGCCGGGCAGGGGATCGCCAGGCTGTTATCCTATCAAGCCGCCGACGACCTCGCCGCAGGCACGCTGCTGCGCATCCTGCCCGAACACGAGCCACCGCCGTTGCCGGTGCAGCTCGTCACGACGGCCGGTCTCCAGATGTCGCCGAAGGTTCGCGCCTTCATCGACCTTGCCGTCGCGTATTTGCCCGAGAACGCGCCGATCGGCGACGACGCCTGA
- a CDS encoding glutathione S-transferase — MTAPQIVLHGTPRSGHAHRVELLLLALGLPHQLQAAPVAVRRTDAFRALNALQEVPVLVDGDLILADSNAILVYLAKRYGEGTNWLPEEPVAAARVQRWLSSAAGEVMHGPATARLIVQFGIDDDIERAGRIAAKLLAFMDEHLATRVFLAADHPTIADLACYSYVAHAPEGGVPLAPYAHLRAWIARIEALPFFKAMPGAPLSKAE, encoded by the coding sequence ATGACCGCACCACAGATCGTCCTGCACGGAACGCCGCGCTCCGGACACGCGCATCGGGTCGAGCTGCTGCTGCTCGCACTCGGCCTGCCCCACCAGCTCCAGGCCGCGCCGGTCGCGGTCAGGCGCACGGACGCCTTCCGGGCGCTGAACGCGCTGCAGGAGGTCCCCGTGCTGGTGGACGGCGACCTCATCCTCGCCGACAGCAATGCGATCCTGGTCTATCTCGCCAAGCGCTATGGCGAGGGCACGAACTGGCTGCCTGAAGAGCCTGTCGCGGCCGCACGCGTGCAGCGCTGGCTCTCGAGCGCGGCCGGCGAGGTCATGCATGGTCCCGCCACGGCACGGCTCATCGTCCAGTTCGGCATCGACGACGATATCGAGCGTGCGGGCCGGATCGCCGCCAAGCTGCTCGCCTTCATGGACGAGCACCTCGCGACCCGTGTCTTTCTCGCCGCCGACCACCCCACCATCGCCGATCTCGCCTGCTACTCCTATGTTGCCCACGCCCCAGAGGGCGGCGTGCCGCTCGCGCCCTATGCCCATCTGCGCGCCTGGATCGCACGCATCGAGGCGCTGCCCTTCTTCAAGGCGATGCCGGGCGCGCCTTTGTCCAAAGCGGAGTGA
- a CDS encoding pyridoxamine 5'-phosphate oxidase family protein: MDPSPFHPDELAAQARAGALSRGAGIRDAMPDQHRGFFGQLPILFASVADAGGHPLATLVSGEPGFVQSPTPTTLSVRALPPQSDPAAVHLQPDRPIGLLGLEFPSRRRNRANGVVTTRDAGGFSVSVRQSFGNCAKYIQARTPVPIAGRNTETVEMLGALDEGARSQIAAADTFFLASQSADPAHGGLDMSHRGGRPGFVAIDGDTLLVPDFAGNNYFNSFGNLLSDPRAGLLFVDFADGSLLQLQGTAQIIWDGETLSHVVGAERLLRIAITAGWRRRGALPFAWSPVEPAATTLQTGVWDTDAMA, encoded by the coding sequence GTGGACCCGTCCCCTTTCCATCCCGACGAACTGGCGGCCCAGGCCCGCGCGGGGGCGCTTTCACGCGGCGCCGGCATCCGCGATGCGATGCCCGATCAGCACCGAGGTTTCTTCGGCCAACTGCCGATCCTCTTCGCCTCCGTCGCGGATGCCGGCGGCCATCCCCTGGCGACCCTCGTCAGCGGCGAGCCCGGCTTCGTGCAAAGCCCGACGCCGACGACGCTGTCGGTCCGCGCCCTGCCCCCACAGAGCGATCCGGCGGCAGTGCATCTGCAGCCAGACCGGCCGATCGGCCTGCTCGGACTGGAATTTCCGTCACGACGCCGCAACCGCGCCAATGGCGTTGTCACGACGCGTGACGCCGGCGGCTTTTCGGTCTCGGTCCGGCAGAGCTTCGGCAATTGCGCGAAATACATCCAGGCCCGAACGCCGGTCCCGATAGCCGGGAGGAACACGGAAACCGTCGAAATGCTCGGCGCGCTCGACGAGGGCGCACGCAGCCAGATCGCAGCAGCCGACACCTTCTTCCTCGCCAGCCAGAGCGCCGATCCGGCCCATGGCGGCCTCGACATGTCGCATCGCGGCGGCAGGCCGGGCTTCGTCGCGATCGACGGCGACACGCTGCTGGTGCCTGATTTCGCCGGCAACAACTATTTCAACAGCTTCGGGAACCTGCTGAGCGACCCGCGCGCGGGATTGCTTTTCGTCGATTTCGCTGACGGTTCTCTGCTGCAATTGCAGGGGACTGCGCAGATCATCTGGGACGGCGAGACGCTCTCACATGTCGTCGGAGCAGAGCGCCTGCTGCGGATTGCCATTACCGCCGGCTGGCGGCGCAGGGGCGCCCTGCCCTTCGCCTGGTCTCCCGTCGAACCGGCCGCGACGACCTTGCAGACGGGCGTGTGGGATACCGACGCCATGGCATGA
- a CDS encoding tRNA-binding protein, which yields MSAPAEPSAPIGFDDFLKVDIRVGTIVEAAPYPEARKPAIKLVIDFGGTIGLRKSSAQITKHYTPEDLPGRQVLAVVNFPPRQIGKFMSEVLTLGMPDAEGEVVLISPGLPVPDGGRMF from the coding sequence TTGAGCGCGCCTGCCGAACCCTCCGCTCCGATCGGCTTCGACGATTTCCTCAAGGTCGATATCCGCGTCGGCACCATCGTCGAGGCCGCTCCCTATCCGGAGGCGCGCAAGCCGGCGATCAAGCTGGTGATCGATTTCGGCGGCACGATCGGCCTCAGGAAATCCTCCGCGCAGATCACGAAGCACTACACGCCGGAGGATCTGCCGGGCCGGCAGGTTCTGGCGGTGGTCAATTTCCCGCCGCGCCAGATCGGCAAGTTCATGTCCGAGGTGCTGACGCTAGGCATGCCGGACGCCGAGGGCGAAGTCGTGCTGATCTCGCCGGGGCTGCCGGTGCCGGATGGCGGGCGGATGTTCTAG
- a CDS encoding methyl-accepting chemotaxis protein, whose product MSLIKKFATLSIGRSFGLIAVLAVLLAVGGVGYTLDAAHKEMITLKRAEIKNVVEAAASTVNSYLARAEAGELKDADARKMAIDALKNARFDGGNYYFIIDFDGNFPLHANKALEKTNQISLKDKDGRFFLKEMVDLGKAKGSGFIDYLWIKPGDAEPSLKISHVIAVPKWQWVVGAGLHVHDVNSAFLSMMADVAKVLVPLGLLMLGLVILLSRRASGMLTSLSGTMNGLAAGDLNAEIAHQERSDEIGSMARSLVVFRDAALAKVEMEADKSRVEAQANTARDAADGERRRNEADRAEQSRIQESVVHALGNGLERLSEGDLTYRIDEPFSAEYAKLKDDFNGAIAKLQETMRQIATNTESMKAGSGEISQAADDLAGRTEQQASSVEETATALDELTATVRQTAESARQASQATGQVKTEAEQSTTIVRDAVAAMGGIEKSADEISQIVGVIDEIAFQTNLLALNASVEAARAGDAGKGFAVVASEVRALAQRSAEAAKEIKALIAASTVEVDKGVALVGQTGSALQRMAEQINLVTGLVAEIAGAAQEQAAGLQEVNTAVNEMDQATQQNAAMAEESTAAAHSLTQEADRLAALVARFQLGGDVGGLRTMAQTMRAAVAPAPRPAAPRAKASAYSGGGAAARKLDPAAHDKGWSEF is encoded by the coding sequence GTGTCGCTCATCAAGAAATTCGCTACCCTGTCGATCGGGCGCTCGTTCGGGCTGATTGCCGTGCTTGCCGTGCTCCTCGCGGTCGGCGGGGTCGGCTACACCCTCGACGCGGCGCATAAGGAGATGATCACTCTCAAGCGCGCCGAGATCAAGAATGTCGTCGAAGCAGCGGCGTCGACCGTCAACAGCTATCTTGCACGTGCCGAAGCCGGCGAGTTGAAGGACGCAGACGCCAGGAAGATGGCGATCGATGCACTTAAAAACGCTCGCTTCGATGGTGGGAATTATTATTTCATCATCGATTTCGACGGTAATTTTCCGCTCCATGCGAACAAGGCATTGGAAAAAACAAATCAGATTTCGTTGAAAGACAAGGACGGCCGGTTCTTCCTTAAAGAGATGGTCGATCTCGGTAAGGCCAAAGGCTCAGGATTCATCGACTATCTGTGGATCAAGCCTGGAGACGCGGAGCCCAGTCTGAAAATCTCTCATGTGATCGCGGTGCCAAAATGGCAATGGGTCGTCGGTGCCGGGCTGCACGTCCACGATGTCAATTCGGCATTTCTCAGCATGATGGCTGATGTCGCCAAGGTGCTGGTCCCGCTCGGCCTGCTGATGCTTGGCCTCGTCATCCTGCTGAGCCGCCGCGCTTCGGGAATGCTGACCTCGCTTTCGGGTACGATGAACGGCCTCGCCGCCGGTGACCTCAACGCCGAGATCGCACATCAGGAGCGCTCCGACGAGATCGGTTCGATGGCCCGGTCGCTCGTGGTCTTCCGCGATGCCGCGCTGGCGAAGGTCGAGATGGAAGCCGACAAGTCCCGCGTCGAGGCGCAGGCAAATACCGCCCGCGACGCCGCAGATGGCGAACGCCGCCGCAACGAGGCCGACCGCGCCGAGCAGTCGCGGATTCAGGAAAGCGTCGTCCATGCGCTTGGAAACGGCCTCGAGCGTCTGTCCGAGGGCGACCTGACCTATCGCATCGACGAGCCGTTCAGCGCCGAATACGCCAAGCTGAAGGATGATTTCAACGGCGCGATCGCCAAGCTGCAGGAGACGATGCGGCAGATCGCGACGAACACCGAAAGCATGAAGGCGGGCTCGGGCGAGATCAGTCAGGCCGCCGACGATCTCGCCGGCCGCACCGAGCAGCAGGCCTCCTCGGTCGAGGAGACCGCGACGGCGCTCGACGAACTGACCGCGACGGTGCGCCAGACGGCTGAAAGCGCCCGTCAGGCAAGCCAGGCGACCGGTCAGGTCAAGACCGAGGCCGAGCAGTCGACGACGATCGTGCGCGACGCGGTCGCGGCGATGGGAGGTATCGAGAAATCGGCCGACGAGATCTCGCAGATCGTCGGCGTGATCGACGAGATCGCCTTCCAGACCAATCTGCTGGCGCTGAACGCCAGCGTCGAGGCGGCCCGCGCCGGCGACGCCGGCAAGGGCTTCGCAGTGGTCGCATCCGAGGTGCGGGCGCTGGCGCAGCGCTCGGCCGAGGCGGCCAAGGAGATCAAGGCGCTGATCGCGGCTTCGACGGTCGAGGTCGACAAGGGCGTGGCGCTGGTCGGCCAGACCGGCAGCGCGCTGCAGCGCATGGCCGAGCAGATCAACCTCGTGACCGGGCTCGTGGCCGAGATCGCGGGTGCGGCACAAGAGCAGGCAGCCGGCCTCCAGGAGGTCAACACCGCCGTTAACGAGATGGACCAGGCGACGCAGCAGAATGCCGCGATGGCCGAGGAATCGACGGCCGCCGCGCATTCCCTGACGCAGGAGGCCGACAGGCTTGCAGCGCTGGTCGCCCGCTTCCAGCTCGGCGGCGATGTCGGTGGTCTCAGGACGATGGCGCAGACCATGCGCGCCGCCGTCGCGCCGGCTCCGCGCCCCGCCGCGCCACGCGCGAAGGCCTCGGCTTATTCCGGAGGCGGCGCGGCCGCGCGCAAGCTCGATCCGGCCGCCCATGACAAGGGCTGGTCGGAGTTTTGA
- a CDS encoding TetR/AcrR family transcriptional regulator, whose translation MAPEPVPPIAEPAAPAAPTDPRKQAIEALMRLAAGRPWSDIELGDIAAEAGLSLSALRSLFPSKLAMLGGLTRLVDDAVLAGASDDLAGEPMRERMFDLVMRRLDAMSPYKEALRRIMPVIRRDPLTLAALNRGAVNSWRYMLASAGIPTEDALGGLRVQGAVLLMARVGETWLGDDEPDLSRTMARLDRELKTAGRIMARAEDLHRLTAPLRGLARALCSGRRPGVRRRERGEERPRDEDYVPAI comes from the coding sequence ATGGCCCCCGAACCCGTTCCCCCGATTGCCGAACCCGCCGCCCCGGCCGCGCCGACCGATCCGCGCAAGCAGGCGATCGAGGCTCTCATGCGGCTTGCCGCCGGCCGCCCCTGGAGCGACATCGAACTCGGCGACATCGCGGCCGAGGCCGGGTTGTCTCTCTCGGCGTTGCGTAGCCTGTTTCCCTCGAAACTCGCCATGCTCGGTGGGCTGACGCGGCTGGTCGACGACGCCGTGCTAGCGGGCGCCTCCGACGATCTGGCGGGCGAGCCCATGCGCGAGCGCATGTTCGACCTCGTGATGCGCCGGCTCGATGCGATGTCGCCCTACAAGGAAGCCTTGCGCCGCATCATGCCGGTGATCCGACGCGATCCGCTGACGCTCGCCGCGCTCAATCGCGGGGCGGTGAATTCCTGGCGCTACATGCTGGCCTCGGCCGGCATTCCAACCGAGGATGCGCTCGGCGGCCTGCGTGTGCAGGGCGCGGTGCTGCTGATGGCGCGCGTCGGCGAGACCTGGCTCGGCGACGACGAGCCTGACCTCTCCCGCACCATGGCGAGGCTCGATCGCGAACTGAAGACCGCCGGCAGGATCATGGCCCGGGCCGAGGATTTGCACAGGCTGACCGCGCCGCTGCGCGGACTGGCGCGGGCGCTGTGCTCGGGGCGACGGCCTGGCGTGCGCCGGCGCGAGCGCGGCGAGGAACGACCGCGCGACGAGGACTACGTGCCGGCGATCTGA
- the proC gene encoding pyrroline-5-carboxylate reductase — translation MTRPLPQSLVLIGAGKMGGAMLEGWLRIGMNPAGISLIDPHPSDEMAALAREKGTRLNPAPETVGPVDVLVLATKPQMLDTAAPAVQAFIRPQTLLISVLAGKTLGDLSARLPNATALIRAMPNLPAAVQRGVTAAAPGPGVSAAQRAMTDALLGSIGKVEWLDDENLIDAVTAVSGSGPAYVFHLVECLAAAGAAVGLPADVAERLARATIEGAGELLFQSPLSPATLRQNVTSPAGTTAAGLSVLMADDGLKPLMMRTVAAAKRRAEELSG, via the coding sequence ATGACCAGACCCCTGCCGCAATCGCTCGTTCTCATCGGCGCGGGCAAGATGGGAGGGGCGATGCTGGAGGGCTGGCTGCGCATCGGCATGAACCCGGCCGGGATCAGCCTTATCGATCCGCATCCGTCCGACGAGATGGCCGCACTGGCGAGAGAGAAGGGCACGCGGCTGAACCCGGCGCCCGAGACCGTGGGACCCGTCGATGTCCTTGTGCTCGCGACCAAACCGCAGATGCTCGATACCGCCGCGCCCGCCGTTCAAGCTTTCATCCGCCCGCAGACGCTGCTGATCTCGGTGCTGGCCGGCAAGACGCTGGGGGATCTGTCGGCGCGGCTGCCCAACGCGACGGCGCTGATCCGGGCGATGCCGAACCTGCCGGCAGCGGTCCAGCGCGGCGTCACGGCGGCCGCGCCCGGCCCCGGCGTCAGCGCCGCCCAGCGGGCGATGACCGATGCGCTGCTCGGCAGCATCGGCAAGGTCGAGTGGCTCGACGACGAGAACCTGATCGACGCGGTCACGGCGGTGTCCGGCTCCGGGCCGGCCTATGTCTTTCACCTGGTCGAATGCCTTGCGGCGGCCGGCGCGGCGGTTGGACTGCCGGCGGATGTGGCGGAGAGGCTGGCGCGCGCCACGATCGAGGGCGCGGGCGAATTGCTGTTCCAGTCGCCGCTGTCGCCTGCGACGCTGCGCCAGAACGTGACCTCGCCGGCCGGCACCACGGCGGCGGGCCTTTCTGTTCTCATGGCCGATGACGGCCTGAAGCCGCTGATGATGCGAACCGTGGCTGCTGCCAAACGTCGCGCCGAGGAGCTTTCCGGCTGA